From Pseudovibrio sp. Tun.PSC04-5.I4, a single genomic window includes:
- a CDS encoding DUF4268 domain-containing protein, with amino-acid sequence MNDLETKQHDLWQEVRKQLTETKLPLKLRNNIPSGSYYDVKFGVPSAYLSLHYVEQENCAKVMVSLRNERGEKYFEHLLREKEQIEGEIGASLDWDPVENAKYCCIVLWKKDVDLGISTTTADLAQWYVTWFENFYKALHPRLSIIPE; translated from the coding sequence ATGAATGATTTAGAAACTAAACAACACGATCTTTGGCAGGAAGTAAGAAAACAACTGACCGAGACCAAACTTCCGCTGAAATTGAGAAACAATATTCCTTCCGGAAGTTATTACGACGTCAAATTTGGCGTACCCAGCGCGTATCTTAGCCTTCATTATGTGGAGCAAGAAAACTGCGCGAAGGTTATGGTTAGCCTGCGCAACGAACGCGGTGAAAAATATTTTGAGCACCTACTGCGCGAAAAAGAACAGATAGAAGGTGAGATCGGTGCATCCCTGGATTGGGATCCTGTAGAAAATGCCAAGTATTGCTGCATCGTTTTATGGAAAAAAGATGTCGATCTGGGCATCAGCACGACAACTGCAGACCTGGCACAATGGTATGTCACCTGGTTTGAAAACTTTTACAAAGCGCTCCACCCGCGCCTCTCCATAATTCCAGAATAA
- the groES gene encoding co-chaperone GroES: MKFRPLHDRVVVRRIESEAKTAGGIIIPDTAKEKPQEGEVIAVGTGARKDNGELIAIDVKAGDRVLFGKWSGTEVKIDGEELLIMKESDIMGILA, from the coding sequence ATGAAGTTTCGTCCACTACACGACCGCGTTGTCGTTCGCCGCATTGAGTCTGAAGCAAAAACAGCTGGTGGCATCATCATTCCTGACACTGCAAAAGAAAAGCCACAGGAAGGCGAAGTTATCGCTGTTGGCACTGGCGCACGCAAAGACAATGGTGAGCTCATCGCTATCGACGTTAAAGCTGGTGACCGCGTTCTGTTCGGCAAATGGTCCGGTACTGAAGTTAAGATCGACGGCGAAGAGCTGCTGATCATGAAGGAATCCGACATCATGGGTATCCTGGCTTAA
- the groL gene encoding chaperonin GroEL (60 kDa chaperone family; promotes refolding of misfolded polypeptides especially under stressful conditions; forms two stacked rings of heptamers to form a barrel-shaped 14mer; ends can be capped by GroES; misfolded proteins enter the barrel where they are refolded when GroES binds): MAAKEVKFGSDARDKMIRGVDILANAVKVTLGPKGRNVILDKAFGAPRITKDGVSVAKEIELEDKFENMGAQMVREVASKTNDIAGDGTTTATVLAQAIVKEGAKFVAAGMNPMDLKRGVDMATAAAVADLTARSKSISSTDEVAQVGTISANGDAQIGQDIAEAMQRVGNEGVITVEEAKSLETELEVVEGMQFDRGYLSPYFVTNAEKMVADLEKPLILLHEKKLTNLQPLLPILESAVQSSRPLLIIAEDVEGEALATLVVNKLRGGLKIAAVKAPGFGDRRKAMLEDIAILTGGTVVSEDLGIKLENVTIEMLGTADKVNISKENTTIVDGSGVKADIEARVAQIKAQIEETTSDYDREKLQERLAKLAGGVAVIRVGGATEVEVKEKKDRIDDALNATRAAVEEGIVPGGGCALLRAKAAVAKISSDNVDIEAGIKIVLRALESPLRQIAENSGVEGSIVVGKIQDNIADETFGFNAQTEEYVNMIEAGIIDPTKVVRTALQDAASVAGLLITTEAMVAEMPKSDGPAMPPMDGGMGGMGGMGF, from the coding sequence ATGGCTGCTAAAGAAGTCAAATTCGGTTCTGATGCCCGCGACAAAATGATCCGCGGCGTAGACATCCTTGCAAACGCTGTAAAAGTAACATTGGGCCCTAAAGGCCGTAATGTTATTTTAGACAAAGCTTTTGGCGCACCACGCATCACTAAAGATGGCGTTTCTGTTGCAAAAGAAATCGAACTTGAAGACAAGTTTGAAAACATGGGCGCACAGATGGTGCGTGAAGTTGCTTCCAAAACCAACGACATCGCTGGTGACGGTACAACAACTGCGACTGTTCTGGCGCAGGCTATCGTTAAAGAAGGTGCAAAGTTCGTTGCCGCTGGCATGAACCCAATGGACCTGAAGCGTGGCGTTGACATGGCAACTGCAGCTGCTGTTGCAGATCTGACTGCTCGTTCTAAGTCTATCTCTTCTACCGACGAAGTTGCACAGGTTGGCACAATCTCTGCTAACGGCGACGCTCAGATCGGCCAGGATATTGCTGAAGCAATGCAGCGCGTTGGCAACGAAGGCGTTATCACCGTTGAAGAAGCTAAGTCCCTTGAGACTGAGCTTGAAGTTGTTGAAGGCATGCAGTTCGACCGCGGCTACCTGTCTCCTTACTTCGTAACCAACGCTGAAAAGATGGTTGCTGATCTGGAAAAGCCACTTATTCTCCTTCACGAGAAAAAGCTGACCAACCTACAGCCACTTCTGCCTATCCTTGAAAGCGCTGTTCAGTCTTCCCGTCCGCTGCTCATCATTGCAGAAGACGTTGAAGGTGAAGCACTGGCAACTCTGGTTGTTAACAAACTGCGCGGCGGCCTAAAAATTGCTGCTGTTAAGGCTCCTGGTTTCGGTGACCGTCGTAAAGCAATGCTTGAAGACATCGCTATCCTGACTGGTGGTACTGTGGTTTCTGAAGACCTCGGCATCAAGCTGGAAAACGTTACTATCGAAATGCTCGGCACTGCTGACAAGGTGAACATCTCTAAAGAGAACACCACTATTGTTGACGGTTCTGGCGTTAAAGCTGACATCGAAGCACGCGTTGCTCAGATCAAAGCTCAGATCGAAGAAACTACTTCTGACTACGACCGTGAAAAGCTGCAGGAACGTCTTGCTAAGCTTGCCGGTGGTGTTGCAGTTATCCGCGTTGGTGGTGCTACTGAAGTTGAAGTTAAAGAGAAAAAAGACCGCATCGACGATGCCCTGAACGCAACACGCGCTGCTGTTGAAGAAGGTATCGTACCAGGTGGTGGTTGTGCTCTGCTTCGTGCAAAAGCTGCTGTTGCGAAGATTTCTTCTGACAACGTTGATATTGAAGCTGGTATCAAGATCGTTCTTCGCGCTCTTGAATCCCCACTTCGCCAGATCGCTGAAAACTCCGGCGTTGAAGGTTCTATCGTTGTTGGCAAGATCCAGGACAACATTGCTGACGAAACTTTCGGCTTCAACGCGCAGACCGAAGAATACGTCAACATGATTGAAGCTGGCATCATCGATCCAACTAAGGTTGTTCGTACTGCCCTTCAGGACGCTGCATCTGTAGCTGGCCTGCTGATCACAACCGAAGCAATGGTTGCTGAAATGCCAAAATCTGACGGCCCTGCAATGCCTCCTATGGACGGCGGAATGGGCGGTATGGGCGGCATGGGCTTCTAA